The Sphingobacterium bambusae genome includes a window with the following:
- a CDS encoding adenylyltransferase/cytidyltransferase family protein: protein MKIGITFGVFDLLHLGHLVMLEEAKRNCDYLIVALQADMPDAASGNMAAQTMVERFIKLEGCQFVDEIVPFESDSDVMDMLQSLAVDIRFVGEEYKDSNFLGKQYCIAEGIALHYTKRRHRFSSAALRNIVTEKEMAKANTAQAVEKATLTLQRS from the coding sequence ATGAAGATAGGAATAACATTTGGCGTATTCGACCTACTGCACTTAGGACACTTGGTGATGCTTGAGGAGGCAAAGCGAAATTGTGACTACCTGATCGTAGCGCTACAGGCTGATATGCCTGACGCAGCTAGCGGAAATATGGCCGCACAAACCATGGTAGAACGCTTTATCAAATTGGAAGGCTGTCAATTTGTGGATGAAATCGTGCCTTTTGAATCTGATAGCGACGTGATGGATATGTTGCAGTCTTTGGCGGTCGATATTCGTTTTGTTGGCGAGGAATATAAAGATTCCAATTTTTTGGGTAAGCAATACTGTATCGCAGAAGGCATTGCATTACATTACACCAAGCGTAGGCATCGTTTTTCGAGCGCGGCTCTTCGCAATATCGTTACAGAAAAGGAGATGGCGAAAGCGAACACTGCTCAAGCGGTAGAAAAAGCGACATTGACCTTACAGCGATCTTAG
- a CDS encoding ferritin-like domain-containing protein — protein sequence MGSIAILNDLTEINNDRVAGFEKALADINDENVDLKAIFQRYSEQSRKFSQELSALVASHGGDIETGNSVAGTLHRAWIDVKSLFGGSDRVSILNEAERGEDAIKAAYKTALEKGELTGEALSTVSKQATEINEGHDEIKALRDAARLVD from the coding sequence ATGGGAAGTATAGCAATTTTAAATGATTTGACAGAGATCAATAATGATCGTGTAGCAGGATTCGAAAAAGCTTTAGCAGATATCAACGATGAAAACGTTGACCTAAAAGCAATTTTTCAACGCTATAGTGAGCAGAGCCGTAAGTTCAGTCAAGAGCTAAGTGCGTTAGTGGCTAGTCACGGTGGTGATATTGAAACGGGCAACAGCGTAGCAGGCACCTTGCATCGTGCATGGATCGACGTAAAGTCTTTGTTCGGTGGATCAGACCGCGTTAGCATCTTAAATGAAGCAGAAAGAGGCGAGGACGCCATTAAAGCGGCTTATAAGACGGCCTTGGAGAAAGGTGAGTTAACCGGCGAAGCATTGTCGACGGTGAGCAAGCAAGCAACAGAAATCAACGAAGGACACGATGAAATCAAGGCCTTGCGTGATGCCGCTCGATTGGTCGATTAA
- a CDS encoding GH92 family glycosyl hydrolase gives MKRKLFFTVLTGLTLVGCAALDNKGETSYADLVNPFIGTDFTGNTYPGAQSPFGMVQLSPDNGLPGWDRISGYFYPDSTIAGFSHTHLSGTGAGDLYDISFMPVTLPVREAEAPLGIYSAFSHDQERASAGYYQVKLLDYDIDVELTATARCGIQRYTFPEADAAIYLNLKKAMNWDATQDSYIEVVDSVTIKGYRYSDGWARNQRVFFYTRFSKPFKQVNLDTTAIAVANDGVAVVGPSGPQGTAGKTPRAFVARFDFSTQKGEQILVNTAISGVSMEGAQKNLEAEVPTDDFDRYYGEVKESWNKELGKIAVEGNDQDDKVKFYTALYHGMLTPTIYSDVDGSYLGADRKIHKTDGGINYSTFSLWDTYRASHPLFTMLAPDRVNDMVKSFISFYEQHGRLPVWNFYGSETDMMIGNHAIPVIVDAYLKGIGNFDAEKALAACVASANTDAYRGIGLYKQLGYVPYDVTDKYNAENWSLSRTLEYAFDDYCVAVMAKKMGKTDIADTFFKRAEHYKNVYNPSSSFMQPRDSKGVFIADFDPEEYSAHICESNGWQYFWSVQHDIKGLVKLVGGEQRFAAKLDSMFTFHSTDTASLPIFSTGMIGQYAHGNEPSHHVIYLFNEVKQPWKTQAYIAKVMQELYLNNPAGLSGNDDCGQMSAWYVLSAMGFYPVDPVSGRYELGKPTFPSAKLQLDNGKTFTVLAKDVSKKNIYVQSVSLNGKPLDTSYITHDQLLAGATLEFQMGDQPGPVWYKN, from the coding sequence ATGAAACGAAAGCTCTTTTTTACCGTATTGACCGGTTTGACGCTGGTAGGATGTGCCGCTTTGGACAACAAAGGGGAAACCTCCTACGCTGATTTGGTGAACCCCTTCATTGGCACTGATTTTACAGGGAATACTTACCCCGGTGCACAGTCGCCATTTGGGATGGTGCAGCTAAGCCCGGATAATGGCCTGCCCGGTTGGGACCGCATTTCGGGGTATTTTTATCCTGATAGCACTATCGCTGGATTCAGCCATACCCATTTGAGTGGTACCGGCGCTGGCGATCTTTACGATATTTCGTTTATGCCGGTCACGTTGCCTGTGCGCGAAGCCGAAGCACCGCTAGGCATCTATTCTGCGTTTTCTCACGACCAGGAGCGTGCCTCTGCAGGTTACTACCAAGTGAAATTGCTCGATTATGATATTGATGTGGAGCTTACGGCCACGGCGCGTTGTGGGATACAGCGCTACACTTTTCCGGAGGCTGATGCTGCCATCTACCTCAATCTTAAGAAGGCGATGAACTGGGATGCCACGCAAGACTCGTATATTGAAGTGGTGGATTCCGTAACGATTAAAGGTTACAGATACTCGGATGGATGGGCGCGAAACCAACGTGTTTTTTTCTATACACGCTTTTCGAAGCCATTCAAACAGGTTAATTTAGATACGACTGCAATAGCAGTGGCCAACGATGGCGTAGCGGTGGTTGGCCCTAGTGGTCCCCAAGGGACGGCGGGCAAAACACCGAGAGCATTCGTTGCTCGGTTTGATTTTTCAACCCAAAAGGGGGAGCAGATCCTTGTTAACACCGCAATTTCGGGCGTGAGCATGGAAGGTGCGCAAAAAAATCTGGAGGCAGAAGTGCCGACAGATGATTTCGATCGCTATTACGGCGAGGTAAAAGAATCATGGAATAAAGAGTTGGGTAAAATCGCGGTCGAAGGAAACGATCAAGATGATAAGGTTAAGTTTTATACGGCTCTATATCACGGTATGTTAACGCCTACCATCTACAGTGATGTTGATGGTTCCTATTTGGGGGCTGACCGGAAGATTCACAAAACCGATGGCGGAATCAACTATAGTACATTCTCCCTTTGGGATACCTATCGTGCCTCACATCCGCTGTTCACAATGCTGGCGCCAGATCGTGTCAACGATATGGTGAAATCGTTCATTAGCTTTTACGAGCAACATGGCCGTCTTCCGGTATGGAATTTCTACGGTAGCGAAACCGATATGATGATCGGCAACCACGCAATCCCTGTTATTGTGGACGCCTACCTCAAAGGTATTGGTAATTTTGATGCAGAGAAAGCACTGGCCGCTTGTGTAGCCAGCGCTAACACTGATGCGTATCGCGGTATTGGACTCTACAAACAGTTGGGCTACGTTCCTTATGACGTTACCGATAAATACAATGCCGAAAACTGGTCGTTATCCCGCACATTGGAATATGCTTTTGATGATTATTGTGTTGCCGTAATGGCCAAGAAGATGGGGAAGACCGATATCGCGGATACCTTCTTTAAACGTGCCGAACATTATAAAAATGTGTATAACCCAAGCAGCAGCTTTATGCAGCCGCGCGACAGTAAAGGAGTATTTATTGCAGACTTTGATCCAGAGGAGTACAGCGCACATATTTGTGAGAGTAATGGCTGGCAGTATTTTTGGTCGGTGCAGCATGATATAAAAGGCTTGGTCAAGTTGGTTGGCGGTGAGCAGCGTTTTGCAGCAAAACTGGACAGTATGTTTACTTTTCATTCGACAGATACCGCTTCTTTGCCAATCTTTAGTACGGGTATGATCGGTCAGTATGCGCACGGTAATGAACCGAGCCACCATGTCATATACCTGTTCAATGAAGTGAAGCAGCCTTGGAAAACACAGGCTTATATAGCAAAGGTAATGCAAGAGCTATATTTGAATAATCCGGCGGGCTTGAGTGGCAACGACGACTGTGGACAGATGTCTGCCTGGTATGTGTTGAGTGCTATGGGTTTCTATCCGGTAGATCCCGTGAGTGGAAGATATGAGTTGGGTAAGCCGACTTTTCCTTCTGCAAAACTACAGTTGGATAACGGGAAAACCTTTACCGTGCTGGCGAAAGACGTGAGTAAGAAGAATATCTATGTGCAATCTGTTTCGCTGAATGGTAAACCATTGGACACAAGTTATATCACCCATGATCAACTACTTGCCGGAGCTACCTTAGAATTCCAAATGGGCGACCAACCCGGACCCGTGTGGTATAAAAATTAA
- a CDS encoding AEC family transporter encodes MDLLQALATKVLPLYIFMLIGWGVNKKWGMDSRWISKSLLFLFIPFLIIENLLKADLQETAVIGSIIFILALAMNIPAIICKKIVHKDFDGNLLKGAFSYYNIGWFGIPIVMALFGEQQMPLIISAYVGNALYGDTIGFFLMSRTKGISAKEAALKVFKIPAIYACALAIGLNIANVELPKVMEEVANVVSWIVSSLGMFIIGLTLGSIDFKKVAYASLGKIMGLRYVAGALVLLLLVLLEKNFITVLDEEQRMLMILMASFPIAANLVVFASFLETEEEDAAVLVGASSIISLILTPALSLLLF; translated from the coding sequence ATGGATTTATTACAAGCACTCGCAACAAAGGTATTGCCTTTATACATTTTTATGTTGATTGGCTGGGGCGTCAACAAGAAATGGGGAATGGATAGCCGCTGGATATCGAAATCCCTATTGTTTCTGTTTATCCCTTTCCTGATCATTGAAAACCTGCTGAAGGCAGATTTGCAAGAGACAGCAGTTATTGGTTCCATTATTTTCATATTGGCTCTTGCTATGAATATACCCGCCATCATCTGCAAGAAAATAGTCCATAAAGACTTCGACGGCAACCTGCTGAAGGGCGCTTTTTCCTACTATAATATCGGCTGGTTTGGTATTCCTATTGTGATGGCATTGTTCGGTGAGCAACAAATGCCATTAATCATTAGTGCATACGTAGGCAATGCCCTCTATGGCGACACAATCGGCTTCTTTCTGATGTCGCGAACGAAAGGAATATCAGCGAAAGAAGCCGCTTTGAAAGTATTTAAAATTCCGGCGATATACGCCTGTGCGCTAGCGATCGGACTTAACATAGCCAACGTGGAGCTGCCCAAAGTGATGGAGGAAGTGGCTAATGTGGTAAGTTGGATAGTTTCCTCATTGGGCATGTTCATCATCGGCCTCACGTTGGGCAGCATAGACTTCAAAAAGGTGGCCTATGCCTCGCTCGGCAAAATTATGGGTCTGCGGTATGTCGCAGGTGCGCTCGTCCTCCTCCTGTTGGTACTTCTCGAAAAAAACTTCATCACCGTTCTAGACGAGGAACAGCGCATGTTGATGATCCTGATGGCAAGTTTTCCTATCGCAGCCAACTTGGTTGTCTTTGCTTCGTTTTTAGAGACAGAAGAGGAAGATGCCGCGGTTTTAGTGGGTGCTTCGTCTATTATCTCCTTAATCTTGACGCCGGCCCTTAGTCTACTCCTATTTTAA
- a CDS encoding FAD/NAD(P)-binding protein → MKQNDSKTVAIIGAGASGTACFLQLVLKYVLQRPPHPLRILIFEKREHFGEGLAFGTGQEGHLLNTKAGLMGIFPHERMHFVQWMHQSHDRIAQQFPQVSVHPDAYPPRMLFGQYLHEMFSSYCTLAQQEGISVDLIRAEVVDATWTRKNILILETDEGKRHTVDYSILATGNTASNAFGKLRKQANFISSPWPSSRLLHQIADKSARVSIVGSSLTAIDALITLIDNGHRGPISFFSLKGLLPRVQSPTEIPYERKVLTLANVRKSIREKQKPLRFTDLIRMFRSEAESYLEKPIDWLAEEREHRNQLTLLDEDIALATGKQCLLQNILYSLREETYAIWKLLPVDQKLLFLKWMKPYFDINRHAMPVENAIKIQHALRSGQLSIIGNTDDIVWNGHCFVLTTEDGNSSEADFVINASGPTVTVSEMIDQPLLPRMLKKGYIEAHPAGGIKADLESLRVQHSRRKRPSPFYVIGHQLAGLQLDINALWFNVEQADILTDDLLKNLG, encoded by the coding sequence ATGAAGCAAAACGATTCTAAGACCGTCGCCATTATTGGCGCTGGCGCAAGTGGCACCGCCTGTTTTCTGCAACTCGTCCTGAAATACGTCCTGCAGCGACCTCCCCATCCGTTGCGTATTCTTATCTTCGAAAAAAGAGAGCATTTTGGAGAAGGGTTGGCTTTCGGAACGGGTCAGGAAGGACACCTCCTCAACACGAAAGCTGGGTTGATGGGTATCTTTCCGCATGAGCGGATGCATTTTGTTCAATGGATGCACCAAAGCCATGATAGGATCGCCCAACAATTTCCGCAAGTGAGTGTACACCCAGATGCTTACCCTCCACGCATGCTTTTTGGCCAATACCTACACGAAATGTTTTCGTCATACTGCACGCTTGCACAACAGGAAGGTATTTCCGTCGATCTTATCCGCGCCGAGGTCGTTGATGCAACCTGGACAAGAAAGAACATACTGATCCTAGAAACTGATGAGGGTAAGCGGCACACCGTCGACTACAGCATATTGGCAACCGGAAATACCGCATCAAATGCCTTCGGCAAACTGAGAAAACAGGCTAACTTCATTTCTTCGCCTTGGCCTTCAAGCCGCTTGTTACATCAAATAGCAGATAAAAGCGCTCGTGTAAGTATTGTCGGTAGTAGTCTAACGGCGATAGACGCACTTATCACCTTGATAGACAATGGTCATCGAGGGCCTATTAGCTTCTTTTCTCTGAAGGGACTATTGCCTCGTGTGCAATCGCCTACCGAAATTCCCTACGAACGAAAGGTTTTAACGTTGGCCAATGTGCGCAAGTCGATCCGCGAGAAACAAAAGCCATTGCGTTTCACCGACTTGATTCGTATGTTTCGTTCGGAAGCAGAGAGCTATCTGGAAAAACCAATAGACTGGCTAGCTGAAGAACGGGAGCACCGTAATCAGCTGACTCTTCTCGATGAGGATATAGCCTTGGCAACCGGCAAGCAATGTCTCCTGCAAAACATCCTGTATTCGCTTCGCGAGGAAACTTATGCCATCTGGAAACTGCTTCCTGTTGATCAAAAGCTGCTGTTCCTAAAATGGATGAAGCCCTACTTTGATATAAATAGACATGCAATGCCTGTAGAGAATGCTATTAAGATTCAGCATGCGTTGCGCTCAGGTCAACTAAGCATTATTGGAAACACCGATGACATCGTATGGAACGGCCATTGCTTTGTCTTAACCACCGAGGATGGAAATTCAAGCGAGGCAGACTTTGTAATCAATGCCTCGGGACCAACCGTCACTGTCAGCGAAATGATCGATCAACCCCTGCTCCCTCGTATGCTGAAAAAAGGTTATATAGAAGCGCATCCAGCAGGCGGGATAAAGGCGGACTTGGAAAGTTTACGTGTTCAGCACTCTCGGCGGAAAAGGCCCTCTCCTTTTTATGTCATCGGCCACCAACTTGCTGGCTTGCAACTCGACATAAATGCGCTTTGGTTTAACGTTGAACAGGCGGACATCTTAACCGACGACCTACTCAAAAACCTAGGCTAA
- a CDS encoding ATP-binding protein, with protein sequence MITTPEDILNVLNQVPQATAIYDSEDLHIVYANRDMLDMWATTAEVIGTNLGDSFPEFAVQGFVDILQGVWQTGEIYRAQDVPANILIDGIPTTFYFDFEYRPLLNAEKKTYAILHTAQEVSSRLEAWATVRKKEMLEAALNEELRASIEEQQALTEEYMVINEKLSNTVDELSNSYKQLDLALDQSRRAKEAADLGIFDLDVKQDILIWDDRCKELFGVPRESEVSYTRDFVAGLHPEDKPNTLAAVKHAFDRQASDGRYDVHYRTVNIQTEEVTWVHAVGTVYFNEIDEPIRFIGTVMDVTASVHARKLLEDRERRLQEANEELAATMEELTDVNSDLATANLQLRESEKTNSEVNDHLRRAFEQLSQSERRLNLALLSAKIGIWEFNIVDEIVVWDQRSQELFGAPQKDEIPYQLALTYIHHEDRKAVAEAIAYARTPASAGYYDIQFRTIGDQNERTVWVQAKGRAYFDETNSPIHFSGTILDISDRVLAQQRIDAFNRAIAQNALEQRLIVDAGKIGTFSFNPETKETIINKHVRAMYGLDDSSPSDAEAIFGYPIVIADVEQETNILEVILEKNNFDLEFVMNRHVDDKRWLRMVGSRIWNEENQNLMAYGVIIDFTVQKLEEKRKLDFLGIVSHELRSPLTSLSGYLQILQHKSKSLENPQMHDLIASANRQSARMKLLIESFLDIARIGEGKLRLNKHVFSLKELISTIGQMLQQTVSSHNFVFDMEEEHQISADRDKVEQVIINFINNAIKYSPSGSDIRIEARKDQDSLYVGVSDEGSGIAEEDQQKIFTRFYRIENTQTDIVSGFGIGLYVSKEIINLHGGSIGVKSQLGLGTTFWFNIPVSIAGKTYES encoded by the coding sequence ATGATTACTACTCCAGAAGACATTCTCAACGTCCTGAACCAAGTGCCGCAAGCTACAGCGATATACGACAGTGAAGACTTACATATTGTCTATGCCAATCGCGATATGCTTGATATGTGGGCGACCACAGCAGAGGTTATTGGCACCAATCTGGGCGACAGCTTTCCTGAATTCGCGGTTCAGGGTTTTGTTGACATCCTACAAGGGGTTTGGCAAACTGGAGAAATATACCGAGCGCAAGATGTGCCAGCAAACATCCTAATTGATGGTATTCCCACTACTTTTTACTTTGATTTTGAATACCGTCCCCTTTTGAATGCGGAGAAAAAGACCTATGCGATTTTGCACACAGCACAAGAAGTATCTAGCAGATTAGAGGCTTGGGCCACCGTGCGCAAAAAGGAAATGCTAGAAGCTGCGTTGAACGAAGAACTACGCGCCAGTATTGAAGAGCAGCAAGCGCTGACCGAAGAATACATGGTTATCAACGAGAAACTATCCAACACGGTTGACGAACTTAGCAACTCCTATAAACAACTAGACTTAGCACTCGACCAGTCAAGGCGTGCAAAGGAGGCCGCGGATCTTGGAATATTCGATTTGGATGTAAAACAGGATATCCTGATTTGGGATGATCGATGCAAAGAACTTTTTGGTGTACCGAGAGAAAGCGAAGTGAGCTATACCCGCGATTTTGTGGCTGGGCTTCACCCCGAAGATAAGCCAAACACGTTGGCGGCTGTCAAACATGCTTTCGATCGTCAGGCTAGCGATGGACGATACGATGTGCATTACAGGACTGTAAATATACAAACAGAAGAGGTGACTTGGGTACATGCCGTTGGCACGGTCTATTTCAATGAAATTGACGAACCGATCCGTTTTATAGGTACCGTTATGGATGTGACAGCATCTGTGCATGCCAGAAAGCTGTTGGAAGATAGGGAACGTCGGTTGCAGGAAGCCAATGAAGAACTTGCGGCTACGATGGAGGAGCTGACCGACGTAAACAGTGACTTGGCTACGGCCAATTTGCAACTGCGAGAGTCCGAAAAGACCAACAGCGAAGTTAACGATCACCTGAGACGTGCTTTTGAACAGCTGTCGCAAAGCGAACGACGGTTGAATTTAGCCCTCTTATCGGCAAAAATAGGTATTTGGGAATTCAATATTGTGGATGAGATCGTCGTGTGGGACCAACGTAGCCAAGAATTGTTCGGTGCTCCACAAAAAGACGAAATTCCCTATCAGCTGGCCTTGACATATATACATCACGAAGATAGAAAAGCTGTTGCCGAAGCCATAGCTTATGCACGAACTCCGGCTTCAGCAGGGTATTACGATATACAATTCCGGACGATAGGTGATCAAAACGAGCGCACAGTGTGGGTGCAAGCAAAAGGAAGAGCCTATTTTGATGAAACCAATAGTCCGATTCATTTTTCCGGAACCATCCTAGATATCAGCGATCGCGTGCTTGCGCAACAACGTATCGACGCATTCAACCGCGCTATTGCGCAGAATGCCTTGGAGCAGCGCTTAATTGTTGATGCCGGAAAGATAGGCACCTTTTCCTTTAATCCGGAAACCAAGGAAACGATCATCAACAAACATGTGCGCGCTATGTATGGCTTGGACGATAGCAGTCCCTCTGATGCCGAAGCGATTTTTGGCTATCCGATTGTTATCGCCGATGTGGAACAGGAAACCAACATCTTGGAGGTTATCCTTGAAAAGAACAACTTTGATTTGGAGTTCGTAATGAATCGCCATGTAGATGACAAACGCTGGCTACGCATGGTCGGAAGTCGTATTTGGAACGAAGAAAACCAAAACCTAATGGCCTATGGTGTAATCATCGATTTTACGGTGCAGAAATTGGAAGAAAAGCGTAAGCTAGACTTTCTCGGTATCGTTAGCCATGAACTACGCTCGCCATTAACTTCACTATCGGGCTACCTACAGATCCTACAGCACAAAAGCAAAAGTTTGGAAAACCCGCAGATGCACGATTTGATAGCAAGTGCCAACCGACAAAGTGCACGCATGAAACTGCTCATAGAAAGCTTTTTGGATATCGCCAGAATTGGCGAAGGCAAGTTGCGCTTGAACAAGCATGTCTTCTCGCTCAAGGAGCTGATATCTACCATCGGGCAGATGCTTCAACAGACGGTCAGCAGTCACAACTTCGTGTTCGACATGGAAGAAGAACATCAGATTTCCGCCGACCGTGATAAAGTGGAACAGGTGATCATAAACTTCATCAACAATGCCATAAAGTACTCCCCCAGCGGAAGCGACATTCGTATTGAGGCTCGAAAAGACCAAGATAGCCTATACGTAGGGGTCTCTGACGAAGGATCGGGTATTGCAGAGGAAGACCAACAAAAAATATTTACCCGCTTTTATCGGATAGAAAATACACAAACAGATATTGTAAGTGGATTTGGTATAGGCTTGTATGTATCAAAAGAGATCATCAACCTCCATGGCGGCAGTATTGGCGTCAAAAGCCAACTTGGCTTGGGAACCACTTTTTGGTTTAACATTCCCGTTTCAATAGCAGGGAAAACGTATGAAAGTTAA
- a CDS encoding cold-shock protein, which produces MQQGKVKFFNETKGFGFITPSNGGKDIFVHSTGLLGNIRENDTVEYETEEGKKGINAKNVRVVR; this is translated from the coding sequence ATGCAACAAGGAAAAGTAAAGTTTTTTAACGAAACAAAAGGATTCGGTTTTATTACGCCATCTAATGGAGGCAAAGACATTTTCGTACATTCTACCGGTTTATTGGGAAATATTCGGGAGAACGACACTGTCGAATATGAAACCGAAGAAGGCAAAAAAGGGATCAACGCAAAAAATGTACGTGTAGTAAGATAA
- a CDS encoding sensor histidine kinase — MKENQVIYLLLGAVLLSKVIIGFLIVHLLRRKRELKKERTKLCASNEQLEDHIAKIEEQQKELLAAENFKLKILSLASHDLRTPFQELSMLLEYVDVLQLDEASLKEVTSSVKGQVGVSKALLDNVLVWTAGQLRGNEYTKVTFSLKEQVDQAISLFATQSKKKGLHIEQHIDSSQAIQGNVDIFNFVLRNLLSNAIKYSDIGGTVEIGLLGDKEGMLRFFVRDFGSGMDVAVLQRLQKGELMESKKGTENEKGMGLGLSLCQDLIARVGWSMDIRREERGSCFSLLLPLEDAKEAPKTGNELFYRNN; from the coding sequence ATGAAAGAAAATCAAGTTATTTACCTGCTGTTGGGAGCTGTGCTGTTGAGCAAGGTTATTATAGGATTTCTGATTGTACATCTTTTACGCCGAAAGCGTGAGTTAAAAAAAGAACGAACGAAGTTATGTGCATCTAATGAACAGTTAGAGGACCACATTGCAAAAATCGAAGAGCAACAGAAGGAACTTTTAGCTGCGGAAAATTTCAAACTCAAAATCTTGTCCTTAGCCTCCCACGATCTTCGTACCCCTTTTCAAGAACTATCCATGCTACTGGAATACGTAGATGTGCTCCAATTGGATGAAGCGTCCCTTAAAGAGGTTACATCCAGTGTGAAAGGGCAGGTAGGCGTTTCCAAGGCCTTGCTGGACAATGTATTGGTATGGACTGCCGGGCAGTTACGTGGCAACGAATATACCAAAGTCACATTTTCCTTGAAAGAGCAAGTAGACCAGGCGATCAGTCTTTTTGCTACGCAGAGCAAAAAGAAAGGGTTACATATCGAACAGCATATCGATTCATCGCAGGCTATCCAAGGTAATGTGGATATTTTCAACTTTGTGTTACGCAACTTGCTGAGCAATGCCATCAAGTATTCTGATATCGGCGGAACGGTAGAGATCGGCTTGCTAGGCGATAAAGAAGGTATGCTTCGTTTTTTTGTGCGTGATTTTGGATCGGGTATGGATGTCGCTGTGTTACAACGTTTGCAAAAGGGCGAGTTAATGGAAAGCAAAAAGGGTACGGAGAATGAAAAGGGGATGGGACTCGGGTTATCGCTGTGTCAAGATCTTATTGCTCGCGTAGGCTGGTCTATGGATATCCGTCGTGAAGAAAGAGGAAGTTGTTTTAGTTTGCTACTGCCTTTGGAAGATGCTAAAGAAGCTCCAAAAACTGGCAACGAATTGTTTTACAGGAATAACTAG
- a CDS encoding sulfatase, with translation MNILFLVSDDMRTELHAYGVQRAKTPNLDQLAKDGVLFERAYCQYPLCGPSRASLLSGRRPTTSGLYGNREWFGASFPDWVSLPKYFKQQGYLTLRTGKIFHGGIDDTEAWVEGGEQRLHQNPISVEGPGSVGVEEFYRGIWNNMPKVAPGANPQVKPDRWEAVPDEQALSLGDTKVADQAIAYIRSSKDADKPFFIACGFSKPHAPLIAPKRFFDLYNQDDIQLPPNFASLPSIPYGFPAGSIRPRNADLFVNRSASVEEARAMTLAYLACVSYVDWNVGRVLQELEDQGLRENTIIVFWSDHGYQLGERGKWSKAGSLWEQGTRVPFLLVDPRAQGNGQSSPRVVELLDIYPTLAELCGLPQPEGVEGLSLAPLLADPRSSWDRPAYTVWNEHGKGITGVAVRTEKWRYAQFFGIGEGAFLTDAENDPHELVNLVADPRYAEVVRHLRALAEAYVAGKTERSAAP, from the coding sequence ATGAACATTCTGTTTTTGGTGTCGGATGACATGCGTACGGAGCTTCATGCTTATGGTGTTCAGCGAGCAAAGACACCAAATCTAGATCAGTTGGCAAAAGATGGGGTGCTGTTTGAACGGGCGTACTGCCAATACCCGTTGTGCGGACCGTCTCGAGCCTCTTTGCTCAGCGGAAGACGGCCAACGACAAGCGGTTTGTATGGCAATAGGGAGTGGTTTGGCGCCAGTTTCCCAGATTGGGTAAGCTTACCCAAATATTTTAAGCAACAGGGATACCTTACCCTTCGTACAGGCAAAATCTTTCATGGTGGTATCGATGATACCGAGGCATGGGTAGAAGGTGGAGAGCAACGTTTGCATCAAAATCCTATTTCCGTGGAAGGTCCGGGATCTGTGGGCGTTGAAGAATTTTATCGAGGAATTTGGAACAATATGCCTAAGGTAGCCCCAGGTGCCAACCCGCAGGTAAAGCCCGATCGCTGGGAGGCTGTTCCCGATGAGCAGGCGCTATCCCTTGGCGATACCAAGGTTGCTGATCAGGCTATCGCCTATATTCGATCCAGCAAAGATGCCGATAAGCCATTTTTTATAGCCTGTGGCTTTTCAAAGCCGCACGCACCATTGATTGCGCCAAAGCGTTTTTTTGATCTCTATAATCAAGATGATATACAATTGCCTCCGAATTTTGCATCACTCCCCTCCATTCCTTATGGATTTCCCGCCGGATCAATTCGCCCGCGCAATGCGGATCTTTTTGTCAACCGTTCGGCATCGGTAGAGGAGGCTCGCGCCATGACTTTGGCTTACCTGGCCTGTGTAAGTTATGTAGATTGGAATGTAGGGCGTGTTCTACAGGAGTTGGAAGACCAAGGGCTACGGGAAAACACCATTATTGTTTTTTGGAGTGATCACGGTTATCAACTGGGCGAGCGCGGCAAATGGTCAAAAGCAGGGTCATTATGGGAGCAAGGAACTAGGGTGCCGTTTCTCCTTGTTGATCCGCGCGCACAAGGCAATGGACAATCGTCTCCGCGCGTCGTGGAGCTATTGGATATTTATCCCACGCTGGCCGAACTTTGCGGATTGCCTCAGCCGGAAGGTGTTGAAGGCTTGAGTTTGGCGCCGCTGCTAGCAGATCCCCGTTCTTCTTGGGATCGACCGGCCTACACGGTTTGGAATGAACATGGTAAAGGCATTACCGGGGTGGCCGTGCGCACCGAGAAATGGCGTTATGCGCAGTTTTTTGGCATTGGCGAAGGCGCGTTCTTAACGGATGCTGAAAACGATCCGCATGAACTCGTTAATTTGGTCGCTGATCCGCGATATGCGGAGGTGGTGCGGCATTTACGAGCGCTTGCTGAGGCCTATGTGGCTGGCAAGACGGAAAGATCAGCGGCGCCGTAG